Proteins encoded in a region of the Devosia sp. RR2S18 genome:
- a CDS encoding alpha-E domain-containing protein: MLLGRTASGLFWMHRYIERAENMARIVDAGLRMALTRTSNASEEWSSVVLSAGCMETFCNKHSHFSAANVSDFLLRDPDNASSVISCMEAARFNARMVRTALTRDAWEAVNEAWMALKSSLCAPVPESELPPLLDHIKRETSLIRGAFHGTMLRNEIFNFSRIGTFIERADNTSRILDVKYYVLLPAMSYVGGTMDNHQWESILRSVSAHRSYRWVYDTQYSPTHIAEYLILNGRMPRSLHFCYRNIVENLNYLAEDYELRLSCHDIAAKTLTSLRGKHIEAVFDSGLHEFLTDFIYQNNRLGADIARAYNFD; the protein is encoded by the coding sequence ATGCTGTTGGGAAGAACTGCAAGCGGCCTCTTCTGGATGCACCGGTATATCGAACGTGCCGAGAACATGGCGCGCATAGTCGACGCTGGATTGCGCATGGCACTGACCCGCACATCCAATGCGTCGGAAGAGTGGTCTTCTGTAGTCCTTTCTGCTGGATGCATGGAGACGTTTTGCAACAAGCACAGTCACTTCTCGGCAGCTAACGTCTCCGATTTCCTGCTTCGTGATCCGGACAATGCCTCGAGCGTCATATCGTGTATGGAAGCCGCGCGCTTCAATGCTCGCATGGTGAGAACCGCGCTGACGAGGGATGCCTGGGAGGCTGTGAACGAGGCCTGGATGGCCCTCAAGAGCTCGCTATGCGCGCCTGTACCCGAGAGCGAGTTGCCGCCGCTGCTCGATCATATCAAGCGCGAAACCTCGTTGATCCGAGGCGCCTTCCACGGCACCATGCTGCGCAACGAGATCTTCAACTTCTCCCGGATTGGCACATTTATCGAACGCGCGGACAACACGTCCCGTATCCTCGACGTCAAGTACTACGTTCTGCTGCCGGCGATGTCCTATGTCGGCGGCACGATGGATAACCATCAATGGGAATCCATCCTGCGCTCCGTCTCCGCCCACCGTTCGTATCGGTGGGTTTACGACACGCAGTACAGTCCTACCCATATCGCCGAGTATCTCATCCTCAATGGTCGAATGCCGCGATCGCTACACTTCTGCTATCGCAATATCGTAGAAAATCTGAACTATCTGGCGGAAGATTACGAACTTCGGCTGTCCTGCCACGACATAGCTGCCAAGACGCTCACCTCGCTGCGCGGCAAGCATATTGAAGCTGTCTTCGATTCCGGGCTGCACGAATTCCTCACCGACTTCATCTATCAAAACAACAGGCTCGGTGCTGATATTGCACGCGCCTACAACTTCGATTGA
- a CDS encoding transglutaminase family protein, with protein sequence MLLSISHTSTYRYDQPVDYAVQRLRLWPRSSSVQTVLDWKLDIVGASSELSYDDAFANRTELLRSQPHTSEIVIQAIGQVETNDTAGVFGTGLGVAPLWVCLRQTTLTAPGEAVRDLAGPLASMTSRLDLLHILSAEITKRVAYIPDSTDVTTPAEVALASGRGVCQDHAHVFIAAARHLGVPARYVSGYLLMEGRTEQTATHAWAEGYVEDLGWVGFDAANGVAPDEKYVRIACGLDYGQAAPITGLRRGASVESLAVALNVEQ encoded by the coding sequence GTGCTGCTTTCCATCAGTCACACCTCGACCTACCGCTACGATCAGCCTGTGGACTATGCCGTGCAGAGGCTGCGGCTTTGGCCGCGGAGTTCGTCCGTCCAGACTGTCCTGGACTGGAAGCTTGATATCGTGGGTGCTTCCTCGGAGCTCTCTTATGACGATGCCTTCGCCAATCGGACCGAACTACTTCGGTCGCAGCCGCACACCTCCGAGATCGTCATTCAGGCGATTGGGCAAGTTGAAACCAACGATACTGCCGGCGTTTTTGGAACCGGACTGGGCGTTGCACCCCTGTGGGTCTGCCTACGGCAGACGACGCTGACGGCCCCGGGAGAAGCGGTAAGAGATCTTGCCGGACCCCTGGCGAGTATGACCAGCCGGCTCGACCTGCTGCATATACTATCTGCGGAGATCACCAAGCGGGTCGCATACATTCCCGATAGTACCGACGTCACGACCCCAGCGGAAGTCGCGTTGGCTAGCGGCAGGGGCGTATGCCAGGATCATGCTCATGTCTTCATCGCAGCGGCGCGCCACTTGGGAGTGCCTGCCCGCTACGTCTCGGGGTATCTGCTCATGGAGGGCAGGACCGAACAGACCGCCACCCATGCCTGGGCCGAGGGCTATGTCGAGGATCTGGGCTGGGTAGGCTTTGATGCGGCCAACGGGGTCGCGCCGGACGAAAAATATGTTCGGATCGCGTGCGGGCTGGACTACGGCCAGGCTGCGCCGATCACTGGATTACGTAGGGGGGCTTCGGTGGAGTCGCTTGCCGTAGCCCTCAATGTAGAGCAGTAA
- a CDS encoding proteasome-type protease, which yields MTYCVGLKTDYGLVFMSDTRTNAGLDNISTFSKMRTWEVPGERVIVLLSAGNLATTQAVTSILDERSKAPDERRPTLLDTPSMFQTARLIGNVVKEVISAAATAGQTADAFAASFILGGQIKGGEPRLFYIYPEGNFIESSSDTPFFQVGEHKYGKPILIRAYDPVMSFEDAIKLLLVSFDSTLKSNLSVGLPLDLQVYESGSLQLGPSRRFERDDPYYLAISEGWSDALKAAFNSLPPLS from the coding sequence ATGACCTACTGCGTCGGTTTGAAGACGGATTATGGGCTGGTCTTCATGTCCGACACCCGGACGAATGCTGGTCTCGACAATATCTCTACCTTCTCCAAAATGCGTACTTGGGAAGTGCCCGGCGAACGCGTCATCGTCCTCTTGTCAGCGGGCAATCTCGCGACCACCCAGGCAGTTACCAGCATCTTGGACGAACGCTCCAAGGCGCCTGACGAACGCCGTCCGACGCTTCTGGACACTCCCTCGATGTTCCAGACCGCGCGTCTGATCGGGAACGTGGTCAAAGAGGTCATCAGTGCTGCTGCCACTGCCGGTCAAACAGCTGATGCATTTGCGGCCTCCTTCATCCTTGGTGGTCAGATCAAGGGCGGCGAGCCGCGCCTCTTCTACATTTATCCAGAGGGCAACTTCATTGAGTCCTCTTCGGATACGCCCTTCTTCCAGGTTGGTGAGCACAAATATGGCAAGCCGATCCTGATCCGGGCTTACGACCCGGTGATGAGCTTTGAGGACGCCATCAAGCTCTTGCTTGTCTCGTTCGACTCCACCTTGAAATCCAATCTGTCCGTCGGCCTGCCGCTGGACCTCCAAGTATACGAGAGTGGAAGCCTGCAGCTTGGCCCCAGCAGAAGGTTCGAGCGGGATGATCCTTACTATCTCGCCATCTCGGAGGGATGGTCTGACGCATTGAAGGCGGCGTTCAACAGCCTACCACCGCTAAGCTAG